The genome window ATGAATGATGATAAGCCTGAAGCCAGGGTTATCCATATCATACTGAATACCGCCAATATAGCGGAACATCCACTCGCCCACTGCGCCGAAGGCATAATGGTTGAATGAGTTCATGTCAGGATCCTGAAAACCTACCCCCTCGATATAACCATCCCATCGCTCCCAAATTGAGGTAGCGCCCATCTTTATGACGTAGCCCCATGAGGGATATGTTTCGCTTAAAAGCAGCTTATAAGCCACTTCAGGGTATCCCGCTTCCGTCACTGTCGGCATCAGATAGCAGGTGCCGATAAAGCCGGTCGAAAGATGCCATCCACGTGATTTAACGTCTTCAATCAAAAGAGCGGCAGCCATTTCTCTAAGCTCATCCGGCAGAAGACCCATTTTTAACGCCAAAACAT of bacterium contains these proteins:
- a CDS encoding alpha-L-rhamnosidase C-terminal domain-containing protein, whose protein sequence is VLALKMGLLPDELREMAAALLIEDVKSRGWHLSTGFIGTCYLMPTVTEAGYPEVAYKLLLSETYPSWGYVIKMGATSIWERWDGYIEGVGFQDPDMNSFNHYAFGAVGEWMFRYIGGIQYDMDNPGFRLIIIHPYPGDELTYAQAEYGSILGKIVSNWKKEPDGDFILEVTIPTNTVATVYVPSKDKTSVKESGKPAEESEGVSFVKMADGYAVYQIGGGSYNFSS